The following are encoded in a window of Impatiens glandulifera chromosome 5, dImpGla2.1, whole genome shotgun sequence genomic DNA:
- the LOC124939388 gene encoding cucumisin-like, translating to MGDLNPTSDIHTPILHSRFLEKALHINSSTSLIHSYKSIFNGFVALLTNDEVHRISAMEEVVSVFPNRKNHMHTTKSWDFLKFPQTVSRVKKVESNIIVGVLDSGIWPELDSFSDVGMRSPPSKWKGSCHGLRNFKCNNKIIGARYYRRNGKFSQEDIISPRDTIGHGTHVASIIAGNLVSSANFYGLGQGTARGGVPSSRIAVYKVVWTDGSDDIDIIDAFEDAIKDRVDIISISMGTGINANYLKDSITVGSFQAMRKGIMTICSAGNGGPEHGTVENISPWVLTVAASSTDRKIVTYLKLGNAQTFVGTTLNAFDETNFSTLVYAGDVPNIREMVSRNTSRLCLDTKSLDARLVKGKIVICDEYNVGDAALTAGATGMVIRGNDIAVDYRTFALPALFVGNRESFELMRYLVRPRSIPTASIFKSHETFDQFAPYTVSFSSRGPNRITPQILKPDLSAPGVRILAAWTHNNSPSFSMLDSRRLSYNILSGTSMSCPHASAAAAYVKSFHPSWSPAAIKSALITTASEMSARTTQSLEFGYGAGLINPVGAINPGLVYDANLADYVQFLCGQNYTNKQLSLITGDKIACTHYGSKTSLNLNLPSFSFPIVPSNTPFNVSVNRRVTNVGSLRSTYIAKILTPPTFTIRVVPSTLSFTNVGEIKSFTLIVEGIMNHVAAVSASLSWIGSTNKEYFISWYPNKWYQSEAVREERKLKRLDDPSRVIDKN from the exons ATGGGAGACTTGAATCCGACCTCAGACATCCATACACCTATCTTGCATTCAAGATTTCTAGAAAAAGCTCTTCACAT AAACTCTTCGACATCACTTATTCACAGTTACAAAAGTATTTTCAATGGTTTTGTTGCCCTATTGACCAATGATGAGGTTCACCGGATTTCTG CAATGGAAGAAGTTGTATCAGTGTTTCCAAATAGAAAAAATCATATGCACACTACAAAATCATGGGACTTTTTGAAATTTCCTCAAACGGTTAGCAGAGTGAAAAAGGTTGAGAGCAACATCATTGTTGGAGTACTCGATTCTGGAATTTGGCCAGAATTAGATAGCTTTAGTGATGTTGGAATGAGATCGCCGCCGAGCAAATGGAAGGGATCGTGTCATGGGCTACGGAATTTCAAATGTAACAA CAAAATAATTGGAGCAAGGTACTACAGAAGAAATGGCAAATTCTCCCAAGAGGATATTATTTCTCCAAGAGATACCATTGGTCATGGAACTCATGTAGCTTCAATCATTGCCGGAAATCTTGTTAGTTCGGCGAACTTTTATGGTCTTGGACAAGGTACAGCACGAGGAGGAGTCCCTTCTTCGAGGATTGCGGTATATAAAGTAGTTTGGACTGATGGTTCTGATGACATCGACATCATTGACGCATTTGAGGATGCCATCAAAGATAGGGTTGACATAATATCAATTTCAATGGGAACAGGTATTAATGCAAACTATTTGAAGGATTCGATAACTGTTGGGAGTTTTCAAGCAATGAGAAAAGGAATTATGACGATATGTTCTGCGGGAAACGGTGGTCCTGAACATGGAACTGTCGAGAATATTTCTCCATGGGTTCTTACCGTCGCAGCAAGTTCCACTGATCGAAAGATAGTCACCTATTTGAAGTTGGGTAATGCCCAGACATTTGTG GGAACTACATTGAATGCGTTTGATGAGACTAATTTCTCCACTTTGGTGTATGCCGGTGATGTTCCAAATATAAGAGAGATGGTTTCCCGTAATACATCGAG ACTTTGCCTAGACACAAAGTCACTAGATGCTAGACTTGTAAAAGGTAAGATTGTCATTTGTGATGAATACAATGTAGGGGACGCAGCCTTAACTGCTGGTGCAACTGGTATGGTGATACGAGGCAATGATATCGCTGTCGATTATAGGACATTTGCTCTCCCGGCACTTTTTGTTGGAAACAGGGAGTCATTCGAACTCATGAGATATTTGGTCAGACCAAG gAGTATTCCAACTGCAAGCATATTTAAAAGTCATGAAACATTTGATCAGTTTGCACCATATACTGTATCCTTCTCATCGAGGGGACCAAATCGTATAACACCTCAAATTCTTAAG CCAGATTTGTCTGCGCCTGGTGTTAGAATCTTGGCAGCATGGACACATAACAATTCTCCTTCATTTTCAATGCTTGATTCGAGAAGGCTGTCATATAACATCCTATCAGGTACGTCAATGTCATGCCCACATGCTTCTGCTGCAGCCGCTTATGTCAAATCCTTCCATCCATCATGGTCTCCGGCTGCTATAAAATCTGCACTTATAACCACTG CCTCCGAGATGAGTGCAAGGACAACTCAGTCACTAGAATTTGGTTATGGAGCAGGCCTAATAAACCCTGTAGGTGCCATTAATCCTGGCCTTGTGTATGATGCAAATCTAGCTGACTATGTGCAGTTCTTGTGTGGCCAAAACTACACCAACAAACAGTTGAGCCTTATTACGGGTGACAAAATCGCTTGCACTCATTATGGGAGTAAAACTTCTTTAAATCTTAACTTGCCTTCATTTTCCTTCCCCATCGTTCCGTCAAATACTCCTTTTAATGTCTCCGTTAATAGGAGAGTTACCAATGTTGGATCATTAAGATCTACATACATCGCCAAGATTCTTACTCCGCCTACATTCACAATACGAGTTGTACCGAGCACACTTTCTTTCACTAACGTTGGAGAAATTAAGTCATTTACATTGATTGTTGAGGGAATAATGAATCATGTGGCAGCGGTTTCGGCTTCTTTGTCATGGATAGGAAGCACAAACAAA